The Planktothrix agardhii NIES-204 genomic interval CCTCTTGCTATACCAGATACTAAAGAACTTTTTGATTGAAACAAGCTAATGTAAATCGGCTTCCCAAATTCCGATATAAATGCGATCAGATTGTTGTCGCTCAACAACACCTTTGAGTGAATCAATTGCAAAAGAATAATCGTTATCTTTGCGGTTATAAACCATTTTTAAGCCAGCTTCTAGGGTGGAATTTAAGCGACAACCTGACATACTATTAAAAGTAATTAAAATAGTTTTTAATTCAACTTCTTGGGAAAATGCAGCTTCTGTTTGTCGCAATTTACCCGATTTTTTATCAAACAAAAAACCTAGACTAACGCGGTTAGGAATTAAATGATAAAAAACAGCTTGGGTATTCGGCCAATACCCAGTTTCTATTTTTGCGGGAGTCCCAAACATCTGAAAGACTTGATTTTTATCAATACCTGGCTTAAACCCAGGAATTCCGTAGCCTGATGGAATTTCATCGCATTGGTCAAGGTCTATTTTCTCAGGTTGTATAGGAGTAATTTTAGGGATAGAAAAATCGGGAATAATCGTAGCTATAATCTGTTTA includes:
- a CDS encoding serine/threonine protein kinase encodes the protein MFLIGLLPIVFTSKSFYPSIIGFSSREIKQIIATIIPDFSIPKITPIQPEKIDLDQCDEIPSGYGIPGFKPGIDKNQVFQMFGTPAKIETGYWPNTQAVFYHLIPNRVSLGFLFDKKSGKLRQTEAAFSQEVELKTILITFNSMSGCRLNSTLEAGLKMVYNRKDNDYSFAIDSLKGVVERQQSDRIYIGIWEADLH